The following proteins are encoded in a genomic region of Sneathiella marina:
- the aat gene encoding leucyl/phenylalanyl-tRNA--protein transferase, whose translation MMPLTADIVLNAYANGIFPMSDDRNDPELFWVDPERRGIFPLEAFHVPRSLAKTIRKMPFKVTVDQNFGQVMRECAESTTERNTTWINQTILDLYAELHDRGFAHSVECWHEGKLAGGLYGVSFAGVFCGESMFTRVTDASKIALTYLVARLKYGGFTLLDAQFMTEHLAKFGAIEIDRAEYHKRLDQALKVKSNFYSLPADASGSDILQSITQTS comes from the coding sequence ATGATGCCCCTCACTGCTGATATTGTCCTCAATGCCTATGCCAATGGCATTTTCCCTATGTCTGATGACCGGAATGACCCGGAGTTGTTTTGGGTTGACCCTGAGCGGCGCGGAATTTTCCCGCTGGAGGCTTTTCACGTTCCCAGAAGCCTGGCAAAAACCATACGGAAGATGCCCTTTAAGGTAACCGTCGATCAGAATTTCGGGCAAGTGATGCGGGAATGTGCTGAATCGACAACCGAAAGAAATACGACATGGATCAATCAGACCATACTTGATTTATACGCGGAACTACATGACCGGGGATTTGCACATTCCGTTGAATGCTGGCATGAAGGAAAATTGGCAGGCGGGCTATATGGCGTCTCGTTTGCTGGTGTATTTTGCGGTGAAAGCATGTTCACGCGCGTTACAGATGCCAGTAAAATTGCACTCACTTATCTTGTTGCACGACTGAAATACGGTGGATTTACGCTTCTTGACGCCCAGTTTATGACGGAGCATCTCGCTAAATTCGGTGCGATCGAAATTGATAGGGCCGAGTATCACAAACGCCTGGATCAGGCCCTAAAAGTAAAATCGAATTTTTACTCTTTACCAG
- the accC gene encoding acetyl-CoA carboxylase biotin carboxylase subunit: MFEKILIANRGEIALRVHRACREMGIKTVAVHSTADADAMDVRLADESVCIGPPSSTESYLNIPSIIAAAEVTNSDAIHPGYGFLSENANFVDIVTAHGIKFIGPTADHIRLMGDKIAAKETMIKLGVPCVPGSEGEITTLADAEQVAADIGYPVIIKASAGGGGRGMKVATGPDTISEAFSSARSEANLAFGNDAVYIEKYLSGPRHIEIQILADGKGNVVHLGERDCSLQRRHQKALEESPSPALSDDARVRIGETVSKAIGDMKYEGVGTIEFLYENDEFYFIEMNTRLQVEHPVTEMVTGIDLVQAQINVAAGLPLTLTQKDITFSGHAIECRITAEDPVTFAASPGPVNEFHVPGGLGVRVDSGLYAGYMVPPYYDSLIAKLIVHADSREECLLRLNRALEEFVVSGIKTTLPLHQELLQNEEFQKGDYNIHWLEKFIENR; this comes from the coding sequence ATGTTCGAAAAAATTCTGATTGCTAATCGCGGCGAAATCGCCTTGAGAGTGCATCGCGCTTGCCGCGAAATGGGTATCAAAACAGTTGCTGTACATTCAACGGCCGATGCTGATGCCATGGATGTTCGTTTGGCTGACGAAAGTGTCTGTATTGGACCACCGAGCTCGACAGAAAGTTACCTCAATATTCCGTCAATCATCGCAGCGGCAGAAGTAACCAATTCCGATGCGATACATCCGGGTTATGGGTTTTTATCGGAGAATGCAAATTTTGTTGATATCGTTACAGCCCACGGTATTAAATTTATTGGGCCAACCGCAGATCATATCCGCTTGATGGGCGACAAAATTGCCGCCAAGGAGACCATGATCAAACTCGGCGTGCCCTGTGTGCCCGGCTCGGAAGGCGAAATCACTACATTAGCTGATGCAGAACAGGTTGCTGCCGATATCGGATATCCAGTAATCATTAAAGCCTCTGCTGGCGGTGGCGGTCGCGGTATGAAAGTCGCAACCGGACCTGATACAATATCGGAAGCATTTTCTTCCGCGCGATCTGAAGCGAACCTCGCATTCGGAAATGATGCCGTCTATATCGAAAAATATTTAAGCGGTCCCCGCCATATCGAAATTCAGATTTTGGCGGATGGTAAGGGCAATGTTGTCCATTTGGGAGAACGTGACTGTTCTCTTCAAAGACGGCATCAGAAAGCCCTGGAAGAATCGCCCTCACCGGCACTCAGTGATGATGCCCGCGTCCGCATAGGTGAGACAGTGTCAAAGGCGATTGGAGATATGAAATATGAAGGCGTCGGAACGATTGAGTTTCTTTATGAAAATGATGAGTTCTATTTCATTGAAATGAATACACGGTTGCAAGTCGAACACCCCGTAACCGAAATGGTTACAGGCATCGATCTTGTTCAGGCGCAAATAAATGTTGCGGCCGGATTACCCTTAACACTTACGCAAAAGGACATTACTTTTTCCGGACATGCGATAGAATGCCGGATAACAGCAGAAGATCCTGTTACTTTTGCCGCAAGCCCAGGTCCTGTAAATGAATTTCATGTTCCAGGCGGATTGGGTGTGCGTGTGGATTCCGGTTTATATGCGGGTTATATGGTCCCCCCCTACTATGACAGTTTGATCGCAAAGCTGATTGTTCATGCCGATAGCCGTGAAGAATGCTTGTTGCGTTTAAACAGAGCATTGGAAGAGTTTGTTGTAAGCGGCATCAAGACGACACTACCTCTGCATCAGGAGCTTCTGCAAAATGAGGAGTTTCAAAAGGGCGACTACAACATTCATTGGCTGGAAAAATTCATCGAGAATAGGTAG
- the accB gene encoding acetyl-CoA carboxylase biotin carboxyl carrier protein, which translates to MSKLDIDKKAIRELAEIMNETGLGEIEIETEDHRLRVSRSTSVTAPAPLVHAAVSTPVATPTPVEAPVVATDATSHPGAVKSPMVGTAYMSPEPTAPAFIKVGDSVSEGQTLLIVEAMKTMNPIAAPKNGKVLEILVSDKEPVEFGQPLVIVE; encoded by the coding sequence ATGAGTAAACTAGACATCGATAAAAAAGCCATCCGCGAGCTTGCAGAGATCATGAATGAAACAGGCTTGGGTGAAATTGAAATAGAAACAGAAGATCACCGTCTTCGTGTTTCGAGATCAACTTCCGTTACGGCTCCTGCTCCACTCGTTCATGCAGCTGTTAGCACTCCTGTTGCGACACCAACGCCTGTCGAAGCGCCTGTTGTTGCTACAGATGCCACCAGCCATCCAGGAGCCGTTAAATCACCGATGGTAGGTACTGCCTATATGTCACCTGAACCTACTGCTCCCGCCTTTATTAAGGTTGGCGACTCTGTTTCAGAAGGGCAAACTCTGCTTATTGTAGAGGCAATGAAAACCATGAACCCCATCGCAGCACCAAAAAATGGAAAAGTGCTGGAAATACTGGTTTCTGATAAAGAGCCTGTAGAATTCGGCCAACCTCTCGTAATTGTTGAATAG
- the aroQ gene encoding type II 3-dehydroquinate dehydratase, translating into MAASVLVINGPNLNLLGTREPDVYGSITLKDIEDTVRTYGDRLTIKTDFFQSNVEGELVAAIQNAAGEFDGIILNAAAYTHTSIALMDAIKATGIPTIEVHLSNVFAREEFRHHSYISPVATGVICGFGAKGYVLAMDALADIFDV; encoded by the coding sequence ATGGCGGCGTCGGTTTTAGTTATTAATGGCCCAAACTTGAATCTTCTAGGAACGAGGGAACCAGACGTTTATGGTTCAATAACTTTGAAAGATATTGAGGATACCGTTAGAACGTACGGCGATAGACTGACCATTAAAACAGATTTCTTTCAGAGCAATGTCGAAGGTGAGCTTGTTGCCGCAATTCAGAATGCTGCCGGTGAGTTTGACGGAATTATTTTGAACGCTGCGGCATATACACATACTTCAATTGCGCTCATGGATGCCATAAAGGCAACAGGAATACCAACTATTGAAGTTCATTTATCCAATGTGTTTGCTCGAGAAGAATTTCGACATCACAGTTACATTTCACCGGTTGCTACTGGTGTCATCTGCGGTTTTGGCGCGAAGGGTTATGTTTTAGCCATGGACGCGCTTGCCGACATTTTTGACGTGTAA
- a CDS encoding DUF3750 domain-containing protein, with translation MTRLFRNSLFALLILFVLFAFPQMLAFAENIGNQKNSWWEARRDSADLSPSPKIYPDAIVQVFGARTWGWRGNFAVHTWIALKRQNAQTYERYEIIGWRAYNGGQALSYRTGAPDNFWHGNPPELLSDVRGSMAESIIEKIDKLIDTYPHKSDYVLWPGPNSNSFVAHIGRNIPELGLELPPTAIGKDYIVDGDLISTPVSGQGVQLSLFGYGGFAIGPNEGAELHLLGLTLGYDFEDQDLKLPGLGRVSLN, from the coding sequence GTGACCAGGTTGTTCCGAAATAGTCTATTTGCCTTGCTAATCCTGTTTGTTTTATTTGCTTTTCCGCAAATGCTGGCTTTTGCAGAAAACATAGGGAATCAAAAAAATTCCTGGTGGGAGGCCAGAAGGGACAGTGCGGATTTATCTCCTTCTCCCAAAATCTATCCCGATGCCATCGTGCAGGTTTTTGGGGCTCGCACCTGGGGCTGGCGCGGTAATTTTGCAGTTCATACTTGGATTGCCTTGAAAAGACAAAATGCGCAAACATACGAAAGGTACGAGATTATTGGATGGCGCGCGTATAACGGTGGACAAGCCTTATCGTATCGGACGGGTGCCCCAGATAATTTCTGGCACGGAAATCCCCCTGAGTTGCTGTCTGACGTTAGAGGTTCCATGGCGGAATCCATAATTGAGAAAATTGACAAGCTTATCGATACTTATCCGCATAAAAGCGACTATGTCTTATGGCCTGGACCAAATTCAAACAGTTTTGTTGCCCATATCGGACGGAATATACCAGAGCTTGGGCTGGAGTTGCCACCTACGGCGATCGGCAAGGATTATATTGTTGATGGTGATTTAATAAGCACACCTGTGAGCGGGCAAGGGGTCCAGTTATCCCTTTTTGGATATGGAGGTTTTGCAATAGGTCCGAACGAAGGAGCTGAACTCCATTTACTGGGTTTAACTTTGGGATATGATTTTGAAGATCAGGACTTGAAGTTGCCTGGGCTAGGACGAGTAAGCCTCAATTAG
- a CDS encoding MarR family winged helix-turn-helix transcriptional regulator, producing MLNLPRFLPYRLTKLSGFISRNLGNIYSERFNLTIPEWRIIALLGSEEGLTAQAIGIQASLDKVRMSRAVDRLVKSGRITKQAHKTDRRSSLLYLTESGREVLEKIVPLAQQYEDRLLKDFNAEEIELLDSFLNRLDSKAESLQEDKIF from the coding sequence ATGTTAAATTTACCACGGTTTCTACCCTATCGCTTAACGAAGCTATCTGGATTTATTAGCCGGAACCTGGGGAATATCTATTCAGAACGATTCAATTTAACCATTCCAGAATGGCGTATTATTGCTCTCCTAGGATCCGAGGAGGGTCTAACAGCGCAGGCTATAGGTATACAGGCTTCACTGGATAAGGTGCGGATGAGTCGTGCTGTTGACCGGCTCGTAAAGTCCGGACGTATAACAAAGCAAGCCCATAAAACTGATAGACGATCATCGTTATTGTATTTGACAGAATCAGGGCGTGAAGTATTGGAAAAAATCGTCCCTCTGGCACAGCAATATGAAGACAGGTTACTGAAGGATTTTAATGCCGAAGAAATTGAGTTGCTGGACAGTTTTTTGAACCGACTTGATTCTAAAGCGGAAAGTCTCCAGGAAGATAAAATCTTCTAA
- the hppD gene encoding 4-hydroxyphenylpyruvate dioxygenase — MTDLWENPMETDGFEFVEYAAPDPRALGDLFVSMGFRPVSKHRSKDVTLYRQGDVNFIVNAEPDSFAQSFARIHGPCACAMAFRVKDSAKAIQKAEELGAWVVPSNAGPMELNIPAIKGIGDSLIYLVDRYGDKGSIYDVDFLPIEGEDRHPVGTGLTYIDHLTHNVHRGRMDEWSEFYERLFNFKEIRYFDIEGKLTGLKSKAMTSPCGKIRIPINESSDDKSQIQEYLNAYRGEGIQHIALGTGDIYETVQSMLKTGSVFQNTPDTYYEQLNERVKGHGEDIEKLKDLQILVDGAPTEDQGLLLQIFTQNVIGPIFFEIIQRKGNEGFGEGNFQALFESIELDQIRRGVI, encoded by the coding sequence ATGACTGATCTTTGGGAAAATCCGATGGAGACAGACGGGTTCGAATTCGTGGAATATGCTGCACCTGATCCAAGGGCATTGGGTGATTTATTTGTCTCGATGGGATTTCGCCCGGTTTCAAAACACCGCTCCAAAGATGTCACTCTTTACAGGCAGGGTGATGTCAATTTTATCGTCAATGCCGAACCGGATAGTTTCGCGCAGTCTTTTGCAAGAATTCACGGACCCTGCGCCTGTGCAATGGCATTTCGAGTAAAAGATTCAGCCAAGGCAATACAGAAAGCTGAAGAACTGGGAGCCTGGGTTGTCCCATCAAACGCAGGTCCCATGGAGCTCAATATTCCAGCTATTAAGGGAATAGGGGATTCATTAATTTATCTTGTCGATAGATATGGCGACAAAGGGTCTATTTATGACGTGGATTTTCTTCCAATTGAAGGCGAAGACCGTCATCCTGTTGGCACCGGCCTGACATATATTGACCATCTTACGCATAATGTTCACCGCGGTAGAATGGATGAATGGTCAGAGTTCTATGAACGTCTATTCAATTTCAAAGAAATTCGATATTTTGATATAGAGGGTAAGCTTACCGGCCTGAAAAGTAAGGCGATGACCAGCCCCTGCGGTAAGATTCGCATTCCAATAAATGAAAGTTCGGATGACAAATCACAGATTCAAGAGTACCTAAATGCATATCGGGGTGAGGGAATACAACATATTGCTCTTGGTACCGGTGACATCTATGAAACGGTTCAGTCAATGCTGAAAACCGGGTCTGTTTTTCAAAACACGCCAGATACGTATTATGAGCAGCTGAATGAGCGCGTAAAAGGCCATGGTGAGGATATCGAGAAGCTAAAAGACTTACAGATATTGGTTGATGGCGCGCCGACGGAAGATCAGGGTTTATTACTGCAAATATTTACGCAAAATGTAATTGGTCCTATTTTCTTTGAAATAATTCAGCGCAAGGGCAATGAAGGCTTTGGCGAAGGAAATTTCCAAGCCCTATTTGAATCAATTGAACTAGATCAGATTCGGCGCGGCGTTATTTGA
- a CDS encoding DsbA family protein: MAGNSKLSVLSIGSIIALVGLIGFGIYQYGLKATSTPVADKEFGEKVRGYLMANPYVLRDVIEELKAQEQLAASQQQSATLASLSDELKNDPSSFVAGNPDGDVTIVEFFDYRCGYCKRNFPDLMKTVEDDGNIRLVLKEFPILGEDSVLASQAAIASISQGKYMEFHTALMAVRGGLTKDRILNIASDVGLDVQKLEEDMQGEAVQNIIRKNYSLAQQLGVNGTPAFVIEDTFYPGAATAEQMEKLIVAAREKKKTTATN, from the coding sequence ATGGCAGGTAACAGCAAATTAAGCGTTCTCAGTATCGGATCAATCATCGCGCTCGTTGGATTGATAGGATTTGGAATTTACCAATATGGTCTAAAAGCAACATCTACACCTGTTGCCGATAAAGAATTTGGTGAAAAAGTCCGAGGGTACTTAATGGCTAACCCGTATGTTCTTCGTGATGTAATTGAAGAATTAAAAGCGCAGGAGCAACTTGCAGCGTCGCAACAGCAAAGCGCAACCCTTGCTTCCCTGTCCGATGAATTGAAAAATGACCCCTCAAGCTTTGTTGCGGGAAATCCCGATGGAGATGTGACAATTGTCGAGTTTTTTGATTATCGTTGCGGTTATTGCAAGAGAAATTTCCCTGACCTGATGAAAACAGTGGAGGACGATGGCAATATCCGTCTTGTTTTGAAGGAATTTCCGATCTTGGGTGAAGATTCTGTATTGGCGTCACAAGCGGCGATAGCTTCGATTTCTCAAGGAAAATATATGGAATTTCACACAGCCCTGATGGCAGTTCGTGGTGGATTAACAAAGGATCGTATCCTAAACATTGCCTCTGATGTCGGGCTGGATGTCCAAAAGCTGGAAGAGGATATGCAAGGAGAGGCTGTCCAGAATATCATTCGGAAAAACTACTCCCTCGCCCAGCAACTTGGTGTCAATGGAACACCGGCCTTTGTTATTGAGGATACATTCTATCCTGGTGCCGCAACAGCTGAGCAGATGGAGAAGTTGATAGTGGCGGCCCGTGAAAAAAAGAAAACGACAGCCACTAACTAG
- a CDS encoding M48 family metalloprotease has product MKKRCLTLGSMLLVLLLPFHWAYAKQTGPSFIRDAEIEHTLRSYAIPIFNAAGLNGKDVAIYIINDRSLNAFVAGGQRLFMFTGLLERVETPNQLKGVIAHETGHIAGGHLARTQEALENATVRSIIGILLGAVAIAAGGGAAGGAVIAGSGSIATKSFLEYSRTQESSADQASITYLDSTGQSGRGMVEFLEILDQTYRSYNTGLSYYRSHPITSERIAALRQRVEKSPYRDTLDSPESVVELNRMQAKLFGYTRTLAQTLRKYPVTDQSIPGRYARAIAYFRYPDLDKALKEVDSLLDEIPTDPYFHELKGQSLYENGDPQGALPSLETAVELAPREPLILTLYGRVLNATGNIADNNKAIEVLTESLALDPNNAASWDQLAIAYSRNGNTGMLALASAERYLLGGNYQKAIFHAKRAQDLFNAGTPANLRAEDIITLAGEASRKNR; this is encoded by the coding sequence TTGAAAAAACGCTGCCTCACGCTTGGTTCCATGCTTTTAGTCTTACTTCTGCCTTTTCACTGGGCATATGCTAAACAGACGGGGCCCTCTTTCATTCGTGACGCCGAAATTGAACATACACTTCGTTCATACGCTATTCCCATATTCAATGCCGCAGGCCTGAACGGGAAGGATGTGGCAATATATATCATCAATGACCGCTCTTTAAACGCCTTTGTTGCCGGAGGGCAAAGATTGTTTATGTTTACCGGTTTATTAGAGCGTGTTGAAACCCCAAATCAGCTAAAAGGCGTGATAGCCCATGAAACCGGACATATAGCTGGCGGGCATCTGGCACGAACTCAAGAGGCTCTTGAAAATGCGACTGTTCGTTCGATTATCGGCATTTTATTAGGAGCAGTTGCGATCGCAGCAGGTGGTGGTGCTGCTGGCGGCGCAGTTATTGCTGGGTCCGGTAGCATAGCCACCAAATCATTTTTGGAATACAGCAGAACACAAGAATCTTCTGCGGATCAGGCGTCAATTACTTACCTGGATAGTACGGGGCAATCTGGACGGGGCATGGTAGAGTTTCTAGAAATTCTCGATCAGACTTATCGAAGCTATAACACAGGGCTTTCCTACTATCGCAGCCACCCCATTACCAGTGAACGTATCGCAGCGCTAAGGCAGAGAGTTGAAAAATCTCCTTACCGAGACACGTTAGATTCACCAGAATCAGTTGTCGAACTCAATCGCATGCAAGCCAAACTATTCGGCTACACAAGAACCTTAGCGCAAACGCTTCGAAAATACCCTGTAACAGACCAGAGCATACCTGGGCGATATGCGAGGGCAATTGCATATTTCAGATACCCTGACTTGGATAAGGCTTTAAAAGAGGTCGATAGCCTTCTAGATGAAATTCCAACAGATCCCTATTTTCATGAACTAAAAGGGCAATCTCTATATGAAAATGGAGATCCGCAAGGTGCATTACCTTCCCTTGAAACGGCAGTAGAGTTAGCTCCTCGAGAACCCTTGATACTTACCTTGTACGGACGTGTGTTGAACGCGACCGGAAACATTGCAGATAATAATAAAGCAATTGAAGTTCTAACAGAGAGCCTTGCACTGGATCCCAATAATGCCGCGAGCTGGGATCAATTGGCGATTGCGTATAGTCGAAACGGAAATACGGGCATGCTAGCCCTGGCGAGTGCTGAACGTTATTTGTTAGGCGGTAATTATCAGAAAGCAATTTTCCACGCCAAACGCGCTCAAGATCTTTTCAATGCCGGGACACCAGCCAATCTTCGGGCCGAAGATATCATTACCCTGGCTGGCGAAGCCTCCCGAAAAAATAGATAA
- a CDS encoding gamma-glutamyltransferase, translated as MRQRFFKKDILLLHRKRKNSLANRQWRLRLLSLITAPVVFLGACGGPEVPFGSIGNVEGPLGGVAADEPRAVLVAEDILSAGGTAADAAVGLYFALSVTYPIAASLGGGGECIVYSPENNKLENLQFPNAVPAAGGDIAIPGNIRGMAALQARYGKMEWRSVLTAAEKIATFGEPLSRAQHLAMILNEDQLSLDYTLTNIFKENSGEFVAEGTRIQQIRLGSLISALRSEGGAAFYSGNWARTFVEDASNAGGKVTVADLVNYRPIWVDAQLFRIDDNMAGVSANAQGDLYAQLWAQVFGEGKNILRTRVEVPQLEVANATASVFTNLSSVSAFSSHGSTSFVTTDNLGNAVACIVSMKKPFGSGKIGNITGIVLAPIIPENQSEFLSSPLLVVNLPNKDFYYASAVSGGAAGTTASIGAAINIFGNDVTLDAAMNRPRLFTMGPAAPLLYESTMPEEDISALNSSFPILVEVDRLAVVNSIYCRNGKVEYCVSRHDPRGFGLSLIEN; from the coding sequence GTGAGGCAGCGTTTTTTCAAGAAAGATATCCTTTTGTTGCACCGTAAACGTAAGAACAGTTTAGCCAATCGTCAATGGAGGCTTCGTCTCCTGTCGCTAATAACAGCACCCGTAGTATTTTTGGGTGCCTGTGGTGGACCAGAAGTACCCTTTGGTTCAATTGGTAATGTTGAAGGGCCATTGGGTGGCGTTGCTGCAGACGAACCGAGAGCCGTGCTGGTGGCCGAAGATATCCTGTCTGCCGGTGGTACCGCCGCTGATGCTGCTGTTGGTTTATATTTTGCGCTATCGGTGACTTACCCAATTGCCGCGTCTCTTGGCGGTGGCGGTGAATGCATTGTCTATAGTCCGGAAAACAATAAGCTTGAAAACCTGCAATTTCCCAACGCAGTTCCGGCGGCTGGCGGAGACATAGCAATTCCTGGCAATATTCGAGGAATGGCGGCCTTGCAAGCCCGTTATGGCAAAATGGAGTGGAGGTCCGTATTAACCGCAGCAGAAAAAATAGCGACATTCGGGGAGCCTCTCTCGCGTGCTCAACATCTGGCAATGATTCTAAATGAAGATCAACTGTCTCTTGATTATACATTGACCAACATTTTTAAGGAAAATAGTGGTGAGTTTGTGGCGGAAGGAACACGTATTCAGCAAATCAGGCTTGGGAGCCTGATATCTGCGTTACGTTCCGAAGGTGGTGCTGCCTTTTACAGCGGTAATTGGGCTCGCACCTTCGTCGAAGATGCGAGTAATGCTGGAGGAAAAGTTACTGTTGCGGATCTAGTCAATTACAGGCCCATTTGGGTCGATGCACAGTTATTTCGCATTGACGACAATATGGCTGGTGTTTCTGCCAATGCCCAGGGGGATTTATATGCGCAGTTATGGGCGCAGGTTTTTGGTGAAGGTAAAAATATTTTAAGAACACGTGTGGAAGTTCCGCAATTGGAAGTTGCCAACGCAACGGCAAGTGTTTTCACCAATTTGAGTTCTGTTTCCGCATTTTCAAGCCATGGTTCTACGTCTTTTGTTACAACAGATAACCTGGGAAATGCCGTGGCCTGCATTGTCAGTATGAAGAAGCCCTTTGGAAGTGGAAAAATTGGAAACATAACCGGGATTGTTCTTGCGCCTATTATCCCGGAAAACCAGAGTGAATTTCTGAGCTCCCCACTATTAGTAGTGAATTTACCTAATAAGGATTTCTATTACGCCAGCGCTGTTTCCGGTGGCGCCGCCGGAACAACAGCTTCAATTGGTGCTGCAATAAATATCTTTGGAAATGATGTAACTCTAGATGCAGCAATGAACCGTCCACGCCTTTTCACGATGGGGCCGGCAGCTCCATTACTGTATGAATCGACCATGCCAGAGGAAGATATCTCCGCCTTGAATAGCAGCTTTCCAATATTGGTTGAAGTCGATCGATTAGCAGTTGTAAATTCCATTTATTGCAGAAATGGCAAAGTCGAATATTGCGTCTCACGTCATGATCCCAGAGGCTTTGGACTTTCTTTAATAGAAAATTAG
- a CDS encoding pyridoxal phosphate-dependent aminotransferase has protein sequence MTISSSNDIQPFIAMEIMKAANERELSGAPVFHMEVGQPAQSAPSKVIERAQETLLREKIGYTDALGIPPLRKAISDYYGTTYNVDVPPSRIVITTGSSGGFLLSFLAAFNKGDRVVLAEPGYPAYRNILKSLHMDPVGLPCDFDTNFQPTPELLDGLEGELHGLLVANPSNPTGTMTSRDELQALLNYCQDRRMQFISDEIYHGVVYGDPATTALSLDDEAVVINSFSKFFSMTGWRLGWLVLPERLVSLVEKLAQNLFISPPAISQYAALAAFDCIDELNGYVDVYARNREILLRELPKMGLTKLAAAEGAFYIYADVRHLTNDSMEFCLRMLAETGIAATPGLDFDPHRGSCYVRFSFAGPTTTIEAAVKSLARWLK, from the coding sequence TTGACAATTTCTTCAAGTAACGACATTCAACCTTTCATCGCGATGGAAATTATGAAAGCTGCGAATGAGCGGGAATTAAGCGGTGCGCCTGTCTTCCATATGGAAGTGGGGCAGCCGGCACAATCCGCACCATCCAAGGTTATTGAGCGAGCTCAGGAAACCTTGCTTCGTGAAAAGATCGGATATACGGATGCCCTCGGTATTCCGCCCTTGAGAAAGGCAATATCTGATTATTACGGAACGACTTATAACGTTGATGTTCCCCCATCACGGATTGTAATAACTACTGGGTCTTCTGGAGGGTTTCTGCTGTCGTTTTTGGCTGCTTTCAACAAAGGTGACAGGGTTGTACTGGCTGAGCCTGGCTACCCGGCTTACCGCAACATCCTTAAGTCGCTGCATATGGATCCGGTAGGTCTGCCTTGCGACTTTGACACGAATTTTCAACCAACACCGGAACTATTGGATGGCTTAGAAGGGGAGTTACACGGACTTCTGGTCGCGAATCCTTCAAACCCTACGGGTACCATGACAAGTAGAGACGAGCTTCAAGCTCTCCTTAACTACTGCCAGGACCGCAGGATGCAGTTTATATCCGATGAAATTTATCATGGGGTTGTTTACGGTGACCCGGCGACAACCGCTCTTTCACTGGATGATGAAGCCGTCGTCATCAATTCCTTTTCAAAGTTCTTCTCGATGACAGGCTGGAGACTGGGTTGGCTGGTCTTACCAGAGAGACTCGTCTCCTTGGTAGAAAAACTGGCGCAAAACCTCTTTATATCCCCACCGGCCATTAGCCAATATGCGGCACTGGCTGCGTTTGATTGCATTGACGAGTTGAACGGTTATGTGGATGTATATGCTCGTAATCGTGAAATATTGCTAAGAGAACTTCCCAAAATGGGGCTCACCAAATTGGCGGCCGCAGAAGGCGCGTTCTATATTTATGCGGATGTTCGACATCTGACCAATGATTCCATGGAATTTTGCCTAAGAATGCTAGCTGAAACAGGTATAGCAGCTACTCCAGGGCTCGACTTTGATCCACATCGCGGTTCTTGTTATGTCCGGTTTTCTTTTGCTGGGCCAACGACAACCATTGAAGCTGCGGTGAAGAGCCTTGCTCGCTGGCTAAAATAA